The following are encoded in a window of Gemmatimonadaceae bacterium genomic DNA:
- a CDS encoding UDP-N-acetylmuramoyl-L-alanyl-D-glutamate--2,6-diaminopimelate ligase: protein MSIDTDVLVHALRHAGLLAGTRGHLPAVLTAVTDDSRHVARGGLFIAVRGSTRDGHDFLDAAQAAGAAAAVLENATRTTLPAIIVRDGRRAAALVAGAAYGWPAHGLRTIGVTGTNGKTTTVHMLRHLLDSPEARSASIGTLGVLVGSAGTPVEGGAGLTTPGPVELQRVFRALADAGARTVAMEMSSHALHQHRAEGVTYAAAVFTNLTRDHLDYHGTVEAYLAAKALLVEQLAPDGATIVNADDRAWDALPVRGRCVRFGVASRDADVRATDVEPGPHGSAFTLHVAGVGDHPRVQLPLIGDFNIANALGAAATAWALGEPPARIAHRLASMPQVPGRLERLAELPTVLRDYAHTPDALARTLDALRPFTGGRLICVFGAGGDRDRGKRPLMGAVAAAKADVVVVTSDNPRGEDPERIIDDVVAGIGRTDFVRLADRRAAIERALELARPDDVVLLAGKGHETYQVIGTVNVPFDERAIVHELRGSAP from the coding sequence ATGAGTATAGACACGGACGTTCTGGTCCACGCGCTGCGGCATGCCGGGCTGCTGGCCGGCACGCGCGGGCACCTGCCGGCCGTGCTCACGGCGGTCACCGACGATAGCCGCCACGTGGCGCGCGGCGGGCTATTCATCGCCGTGCGCGGCTCGACCCGCGACGGCCACGACTTTCTCGACGCCGCGCAGGCGGCGGGCGCCGCCGCGGCAGTCCTCGAGAATGCGACCCGCACCACGCTGCCGGCGATCATCGTGCGCGACGGACGTCGCGCCGCCGCGCTGGTGGCCGGCGCGGCGTACGGATGGCCCGCCCACGGACTCCGCACCATCGGGGTCACCGGTACCAACGGGAAGACCACCACCGTCCACATGCTCCGCCACCTGCTCGATTCGCCCGAGGCGCGTAGTGCGTCGATCGGCACGCTCGGCGTGCTCGTGGGCAGTGCCGGCACGCCGGTGGAAGGCGGGGCGGGCCTCACCACGCCGGGACCGGTGGAACTGCAGCGGGTGTTCCGCGCCCTCGCCGACGCTGGCGCGCGAACGGTGGCCATGGAGATGTCGTCCCACGCGCTCCACCAGCACCGCGCCGAGGGCGTGACGTATGCCGCCGCCGTATTCACCAACCTCACCCGCGACCACCTGGACTACCACGGTACCGTGGAGGCCTACCTGGCCGCCAAGGCTCTGCTCGTGGAACAGTTGGCGCCCGACGGCGCCACGATCGTGAACGCCGACGACCGCGCGTGGGACGCGCTTCCGGTGCGCGGCCGGTGCGTGCGGTTCGGGGTGGCATCGCGCGACGCCGACGTGCGCGCCACCGACGTGGAGCCGGGCCCGCACGGCAGCGCGTTCACGCTCCACGTGGCCGGCGTCGGCGACCACCCACGCGTGCAGCTGCCGCTCATCGGCGACTTCAACATCGCCAACGCGCTCGGCGCGGCGGCCACGGCCTGGGCGCTGGGCGAACCGCCGGCCCGCATTGCGCACCGCCTGGCGTCCATGCCGCAGGTACCGGGCCGCCTCGAACGCCTGGCCGAGCTCCCCACCGTCCTTCGCGACTATGCCCACACGCCCGATGCCCTGGCGCGCACGCTGGACGCCCTGCGGCCATTCACTGGAGGCCGCCTCATCTGCGTGTTCGGCGCCGGGGGCGACCGGGATCGCGGCAAGCGTCCACTGATGGGCGCCGTGGCTGCCGCGAAGGCCGACGTGGTGGTGGTGACGAGCGACAATCCGCGGGGCGAGGATCCCGAACGCATCATCGACGACGTCGTGGCCGGGATCGGCCGCACCGACTTCGTTCGGCTGGCGGATCGGCGCGCCGCGATCGAGCGCGCGCTCGAACTGGCTCGCCCCGACGACGTGGTCCTGCTTGCGGGAAAGGGGCACGAGACCTACCAGGTGATCGGCACCGTCAACGTTCCATTCGACGAGCGGGCAATCGTGCACGAACTGCGGGGATCGGCGCCATGA